From the genome of Segatella hominis, one region includes:
- a CDS encoding M23 family metallopeptidase, whose product MRYTEEMMLQSKSGFCMPFEERGKDVELTLGYGKQKHPVTGTVFFHHGLDFEANHYLLSALASGTVSGIGNDATHGIYQVIRYGKYEVTYSHLANVFVNFGQTVKAGNIVALSGDRLHFEVKFDGKEINPIDFLTMLYGNVKAMEQTGKTGFPEFETYDMNIATQYDKDQKEIEELMLRFMPSYMEDLYKGMYVTPQHAEQSLRNIFTLSAAKHYFYEAMPSISNPLGIGQRAMPLACKVQNLLIADFLNYLALRHGIYLSTLSEVLKKNSMTKP is encoded by the coding sequence ATGAGATATACAGAAGAAATGATGCTGCAATCAAAAAGCGGCTTTTGCATGCCCTTTGAGGAGCGAGGCAAGGATGTGGAACTGACACTTGGCTATGGCAAACAGAAGCATCCTGTAACAGGAACCGTGTTCTTCCATCACGGACTGGACTTTGAGGCAAATCACTATCTGCTGTCTGCCTTGGCAAGCGGAACGGTATCGGGCATTGGCAATGATGCGACACACGGCATCTACCAAGTGATACGCTACGGCAAGTATGAAGTGACCTATTCCCATCTTGCCAACGTGTTCGTGAATTTCGGACAAACCGTGAAGGCAGGAAACATCGTGGCATTGAGCGGTGACAGACTGCATTTCGAGGTGAAGTTTGACGGCAAGGAAATCAATCCGATTGATTTCCTGACCATGCTATATGGCAATGTGAAGGCAATGGAACAGACCGGTAAGACAGGTTTTCCTGAGTTTGAGACCTACGACATGAATATAGCCACACAGTATGACAAAGACCAGAAAGAGATAGAAGAATTGATGCTGCGCTTCATGCCATCGTATATGGAAGACCTGTATAAAGGTATGTATGTGACACCGCAACATGCAGAGCAGTCGCTAAGGAACATCTTTACCTTGTCAGCGGCGAAACACTATTTCTATGAAGCTATGCCATCCATCAGCAATCCGTTAGGCATCGGGCAAAGAGCCATGCCATTGGCTTGTAAAGTGCAGAACCTGCTGATAGCAGATTTCTTGAACTATCTGGCATTGCGGCATGGCATCTATCTGTCCACATTGAGCGAAGTCCTAAAAAAAAACTCCATGACGAAGCCGTAA
- a CDS encoding PH domain-containing protein, producing the protein MQQTYRYRNIIIKPHWMQFVINELHLLVLISVGFVYAGIDDAVLSTLVFILSLLFSLCLAYRMVYLCRMRYIISNEQLVFEHGVFHREVDYQELYRVVDFNESQTFMQQLFRLKTVSIYSGDRTTPRLDIIGVPMKEELVTTIRERVETSKRRRSIYEITNR; encoded by the coding sequence ATGCAGCAGACATATCGGTATAGAAACATCATCATCAAGCCCCATTGGATGCAGTTCGTCATCAACGAGCTGCACTTGCTTGTGCTTATAAGCGTAGGCTTTGTATATGCAGGTATTGATGATGCCGTTCTCTCCACTTTGGTGTTTATCCTCTCGCTCTTGTTTTCCCTATGTTTGGCATATCGAATGGTCTATCTATGCAGGATGCGGTACATCATCAGTAACGAACAATTGGTGTTTGAGCATGGCGTGTTTCATCGGGAAGTAGATTATCAGGAACTGTATCGTGTGGTGGATTTCAATGAGAGTCAGACATTCATGCAGCAACTATTCCGATTGAAAACCGTGAGCATATATTCTGGAGACAGAACGACACCAAGGCTTGACATTATCGGAGTACCGATGAAAGAAGAACTGGTGACAACCATCAGAGAACGAGTAGAAACCAGCAAACGCAGGAGGAGCATCTATGAGATTACAAATAGGTAA
- a CDS encoding toprim domain-containing protein, which translates to MANNELTYNDFLQRLNIQELLVDAGYQLNKRDGLRYPSYVKVDSHGQRVRGDKFIVTGNGKCCFQPPEQKNYNVIGFIKEHPTLFDDYKPGMSLDRLVNVVCNRLLNNPIDVRESRVAEPKRDAKPFNLSDYDILRFNPREKDTQRKHYPYFKERGINMGTQFAFYKHFFLATKRRNEGLSFANLAFPLSLPSKPDSIVGLEERGKPRREDGKAYKGKAEGSNSSEGLWIANLTGKPLKEATNILWFESAYDAMAEYQINPVKSVYVSTGGTPTKGQIKGMLEETRQANHYLGFDKDEAGRGFVKNFKAIAKEMGFADFTVQAFHPLGQYKDWNDALLGKRDQRLIDQGEIDFDYFEFAKAQEAERQQEQAKQEEKEEQTSGFRR; encoded by the coding sequence ATGGCAAACAACGAACTGACATATAATGATTTCTTACAGCGTCTGAACATACAAGAGTTGTTGGTGGACGCAGGCTATCAGTTGAACAAACGAGATGGCTTGCGCTATCCGTCGTATGTAAAGGTGGACAGTCATGGACAGCGAGTGAGGGGTGACAAGTTTATTGTCACTGGCAATGGCAAGTGCTGTTTTCAGCCACCAGAGCAGAAGAACTACAACGTGATAGGTTTCATCAAGGAGCATCCGACGCTGTTTGACGACTATAAGCCAGGGATGTCATTGGACAGACTGGTGAATGTGGTATGCAACAGACTGTTGAATAATCCCATTGATGTGCGTGAAAGCAGAGTGGCTGAACCCAAGCGAGATGCCAAGCCCTTCAACCTGTCAGACTATGACATCTTGCGTTTCAACCCAAGGGAAAAGGACACCCAACGGAAACACTATCCTTATTTCAAGGAAAGAGGCATCAACATGGGGACCCAGTTCGCCTTTTACAAGCATTTCTTCTTGGCGACCAAGCGTCGAAATGAAGGATTGAGTTTTGCCAATCTCGCCTTTCCACTATCCTTGCCGTCCAAGCCGGACAGCATCGTTGGATTGGAAGAGCGAGGTAAACCGAGACGAGAGGACGGCAAGGCATACAAGGGCAAGGCGGAAGGAAGCAACAGCAGTGAAGGATTGTGGATAGCCAACCTGACAGGTAAGCCATTGAAAGAAGCCACAAATATTCTATGGTTCGAGAGTGCCTACGATGCTATGGCAGAGTACCAAATCAATCCAGTGAAGAGCGTGTATGTCTCGACCGGAGGTACACCGACAAAGGGGCAAATAAAGGGAATGCTGGAAGAGACCCGACAAGCGAACCATTATTTGGGCTTTGACAAAGACGAGGCAGGACGTGGCTTTGTGAAGAACTTCAAAGCAATCGCCAAGGAAATGGGATTTGCAGACTTCACGGTGCAAGCCTTTCATCCTTTGGGACAATACAAAGACTGGAACGATGCCTTGCTTGGCAAACGAGACCAACGGTTGATAGACCAAGGAGAGATAGACTTCGACTATTTCGAGTTCGCCAAGGCGCAAGAGGCTGAGAGGCAACAAGAGCAAGCCAAACAGGAGGAAAAAGAGGAACAGACATCGGGCTTCCGCAGATAA
- a CDS encoding DUF4099 domain-containing protein produces MKRNSFEESEVPYQTLAKFGLTHEMIEDLPMHALDDISNGRPSPVLPVSMEVNEGYSIKSRTRIALVRMADGNVDVMFYPVLKYAPLDKFTKEQQELLKQGKAVVADVDMPDGTHVKAFVQIDGETNQVMAVPTPVIGRNLQVLSDELSLGGTELKSIQNGETLTFAVEDEPLTVGIDLKSDTGIRFANGDGEQWRKEGKREWDKYTFGIYGCWVMDVDGNLDYVPEEEYTEELWNEQKKAAGRHASAVARK; encoded by the coding sequence ATGAAAAGAAACTCATTTGAAGAAAGCGAAGTGCCGTATCAGACACTTGCAAAGTTCGGTCTTACCCATGAGATGATAGAAGACCTTCCGATGCATGCCTTGGATGACATCAGCAATGGTCGTCCATCGCCAGTGTTGCCTGTGAGCATGGAAGTAAACGAGGGCTACAGTATCAAGAGCAGAACCCGAATTGCCTTGGTAAGAATGGCAGACGGAAATGTGGATGTGATGTTCTATCCTGTATTGAAGTACGCCCCATTGGACAAATTCACCAAGGAGCAGCAGGAACTGTTGAAGCAGGGCAAGGCTGTGGTGGCAGATGTGGATATGCCAGATGGCACACATGTCAAGGCATTTGTACAGATTGACGGAGAGACCAACCAAGTGATGGCTGTGCCGACACCTGTGATTGGTAGAAACTTGCAGGTGCTATCTGACGAACTCAGTCTTGGAGGAACGGAGCTAAAGAGCATCCAAAATGGCGAGACTCTGACATTTGCCGTAGAAGACGAACCTTTGACCGTAGGCATCGACCTGAAGAGCGATACTGGCATCCGCTTCGCCAACGGCGATGGTGAGCAGTGGCGTAAGGAAGGCAAGCGAGAGTGGGACAAATACACCTTCGGCATCTATGGCTGTTGGGTAATGGATGTTGACGGTAATCTCGACTATGTTCCAGAGGAGGAATATACCGAAGAACTGTGGAATGAGCAAAAGAAAGCTGCCGGAAGACATGCTTCTGCTGTCGCAAGGAAGTAA
- a CDS encoding M23 family metallopeptidase, translating into MKWKIVVLWVISCLAVSSAKAQFNTVSNNVCRYKVRKVEEKFLLPANQPVDSIQANLLQQETDSVDSKQKQWISGYPSITYPLKSIKVTSPYGYRRDPITGKQSWHNGLDLRAKNEPAYSMMEGIVEKIGYDRRSGNYVTLKHGNYHVSYCHLSSVIVGKGERVFSGTIVGVTGNTGRSTGCHLHLTCKKDGKSFNPTILLNLIEKSFALSALSISK; encoded by the coding sequence ATGAAATGGAAAATAGTGGTATTATGGGTAATAAGTTGTCTGGCGGTATCGAGTGCAAAGGCGCAGTTCAATACCGTCAGCAATAACGTATGCCGTTACAAAGTCAGGAAAGTGGAGGAGAAGTTTCTACTTCCTGCCAATCAACCTGTAGATTCTATACAAGCAAATCTACTTCAACAGGAAACAGACTCTGTGGATAGCAAACAAAAACAGTGGATAAGCGGCTATCCAAGCATCACTTATCCACTGAAATCAATCAAAGTCACCAGTCCTTACGGCTATCGTCGTGACCCTATCACAGGAAAACAATCATGGCACAATGGTTTGGATCTTCGTGCGAAGAATGAACCTGCCTATTCCATGATGGAGGGTATTGTTGAAAAGATAGGGTATGACCGTCGTTCTGGCAATTATGTTACGTTGAAACATGGCAACTATCATGTTAGTTATTGCCATTTGTCTTCCGTTATAGTTGGCAAAGGTGAGCGTGTTTTCTCTGGTACCATTGTTGGCGTTACTGGTAATACTGGTCGCAGTACTGGCTGTCATCTCCACCTTACATGCAAAAAGGATGGCAAGAGTTTCAATCCTACCATCCTTTTGAATCTTATTGAAAAGTCTTTTGCGTTGTCTGCTTTATCAATAAGTAAATGA
- a CDS encoding WG repeat-containing protein has translation MEKRKRTLKRTIVLFWKGLTGIIAATAEWFTVILGMKDESKYGKFIRRVVGGCFAFIMFVFACAGGNALYEFVYKKVNAAKYLDESYYDSQYLSRNATYYSRAYETDGYVETRDGKKTVKGIHWISKPLGDDSLVCYSNGDARGYFNMLTGEIAIKPQYKHAWVFSDGLASVDDNGKIKFIDFKGNVVIDLNIPYITGAEGYVFHNGHCVIHNNKRNKFGLIDKKGNWMLKAEYDAISPKDSFFVVSKGGMQSVLTENLKPILPFMEADLWISGNSITATMKDHTLRKYNLQGELIDDFLISNVDRLLYDTDEIRYTTAKNYDDDGNLTGETEEAEPTPYQKTANCKKYEAELGWYGLMSPSGKVITPPRYCDITAIGYDLYLCKTDDIRGEVLNGKGVRVR, from the coding sequence ATGGAAAAAAGAAAGAGAACCCTAAAAAGAACGATTGTTTTATTTTGGAAAGGTTTAACAGGTATCATTGCTGCAACAGCAGAATGGTTCACCGTGATACTTGGAATGAAGGATGAATCTAAGTATGGCAAGTTTATTCGACGTGTTGTTGGAGGCTGTTTTGCGTTCATCATGTTTGTGTTTGCATGTGCTGGAGGTAATGCGTTATACGAGTTTGTTTACAAGAAAGTGAATGCTGCGAAATATTTGGATGAATCCTACTATGACTCGCAGTACCTGTCAAGAAATGCCACTTACTATAGCCGGGCCTATGAGACGGATGGATATGTGGAGACTCGTGATGGCAAGAAGACTGTCAAGGGCATACATTGGATTTCAAAACCATTGGGGGACGACTCGCTTGTCTGTTATAGTAACGGCGATGCTCGTGGCTACTTCAATATGCTGACAGGTGAAATAGCTATCAAGCCTCAGTACAAGCACGCATGGGTGTTTTCTGATGGCTTGGCTTCCGTAGATGACAACGGTAAGATAAAATTCATCGACTTCAAAGGAAATGTCGTTATTGACTTGAATATTCCATACATCACTGGTGCAGAAGGGTATGTATTTCACAATGGGCATTGCGTAATACATAACAACAAACGTAACAAATTTGGTTTGATAGACAAAAAAGGAAATTGGATGTTGAAAGCTGAATATGATGCTATTTCGCCCAAGGATTCTTTCTTTGTAGTAAGTAAAGGAGGTATGCAGAGTGTTCTTACAGAAAATCTGAAACCAATATTGCCTTTCATGGAAGCAGACCTCTGGATCTCTGGTAATAGCATTACTGCAACAATGAAAGACCACACTCTTCGCAAATATAATTTGCAAGGTGAATTGATTGACGATTTCTTGATTAGTAATGTTGACAGATTATTGTATGATACCGATGAAATACGATATACTACGGCAAAAAACTATGATGATGACGGAAATCTAACGGGAGAGACCGAAGAGGCAGAACCAACACCTTATCAAAAGACTGCAAATTGCAAAAAATATGAAGCAGAACTTGGTTGGTATGGGTTGATGTCACCAAGTGGAAAAGTCATTACTCCTCCAAGATATTGCGATATTACAGCCATTGGCTATGACTTGTATTTATGCAAAACTGATGATATTAGAGGTGAAGTTCTGAATGGTAAAGGTGTAAGAGTTAGGTAA
- a CDS encoding RsiV family protein — translation MLAVLTGCHGLRMGVGLKGEVIDEDTLVLDGDTFTIQERIGDSLFIVWNYEHSDEKTPCYLLKYERNGFYYPQIGATNITSIDNTINYVSIDDNDVYDIKDRKILFSSPCCASGLYYLGQWKNLHLFTSSDTICFSDGKCIGLKDDVYCRKTNNEGFVKLVAGAQTKEVSFADLYNAKKMGGSMDAYIEHFTKDYYIKPRSKYESVDAGFSVDLDIPKGNADSDKAIREWMMAAIRDDAFYQLQNNMGIPVGKCTSLKDMQHSLDEYGVLWEKLCRAEYQIEDTLELRMTCNIRVRKVADCDDYTTYYYWASLYNGGLHDLPREYYITYDKRRGGLLDVNNSVKPAMVQLFRHLALESLKKEYDFCYERENSWEDFTHSIFSFHCPMIDTSGMDEVMRSFLVHNYSCDDWAGWNGYNEKAFTEKDFPLTHFAVLPEGIVLTYHPYQIDCFAAGEYHAVIPFKEANKCLMFDYSKHEELKPKLQRFIK, via the coding sequence ATGCTTGCAGTTCTTACTGGCTGTCATGGTTTGCGTATGGGAGTCGGATTAAAAGGGGAAGTCATTGACGAAGATACCCTTGTCTTGGATGGTGATACGTTCACTATTCAAGAACGAATTGGTGACAGTCTGTTTATCGTTTGGAACTATGAACATTCCGATGAAAAGACACCATGTTACCTTCTAAAGTATGAACGTAATGGCTTCTATTATCCTCAAATTGGAGCAACAAATATCACTTCTATTGACAATACCATCAACTATGTGAGCATTGACGACAATGATGTTTATGACATCAAGGATAGAAAGATATTGTTCTCATCTCCATGCTGTGCGTCTGGACTTTATTATCTTGGTCAGTGGAAAAACTTACACCTTTTCACAAGTTCTGATACGATTTGCTTCTCTGATGGAAAATGTATCGGACTTAAAGATGATGTATATTGTCGAAAAACAAATAATGAAGGATTTGTGAAATTAGTAGCCGGTGCACAAACAAAGGAAGTTTCATTCGCCGATCTATACAATGCAAAGAAGATGGGTGGCAGTATGGATGCGTATATAGAACATTTTACTAAGGATTATTACATCAAGCCAAGGAGCAAGTACGAAAGTGTGGATGCCGGATTTAGTGTGGATTTGGATATACCTAAAGGTAATGCTGATTCTGATAAAGCCATCCGTGAATGGATGATGGCTGCTATCAGGGATGACGCGTTCTATCAGTTGCAAAACAATATGGGCATTCCTGTAGGCAAGTGTACGTCGTTAAAAGATATGCAGCATTCTTTGGATGAATATGGTGTATTGTGGGAGAAACTTTGTCGGGCAGAGTATCAAATAGAAGATACGTTGGAGCTTAGAATGACTTGCAATATAAGAGTGAGGAAAGTGGCAGACTGTGATGACTATACCACATACTATTATTGGGCAAGCCTTTACAATGGAGGACTTCATGATTTGCCTCGTGAATATTACATCACATATGACAAGCGAAGAGGCGGATTGTTGGATGTCAACAATTCCGTGAAACCTGCGATGGTACAACTTTTTCGGCATTTAGCATTGGAGAGTTTGAAGAAAGAATACGATTTCTGTTATGAACGTGAAAATTCATGGGAGGATTTCACGCATAGCATTTTCTCTTTCCATTGTCCAATGATTGATACAAGCGGTATGGACGAGGTAATGCGGTCATTTCTTGTACATAATTATTCTTGCGATGATTGGGCTGGATGGAATGGTTACAACGAAAAGGCATTTACCGAGAAGGATTTTCCTTTGACTCACTTTGCCGTACTGCCAGAAGGGATTGTCTTGACATATCATCCTTATCAGATTGATTGCTTTGCAGCAGGCGAATACCATGCAGTTATACCTTTCAAGGAAGCTAATAAATGTTTGATGTTTGACTATTCCAAGCACGAGGAATTGAAACCAAAGTTGCAAAGATTCATCAAATAG
- a CDS encoding IS4 family transposase: protein MNFGKIVFAQIMQFIPRREFNDIVAKYRGNYRVRNLTCYDQLLVMCLAQYADKNSLRDIEASLNALAVTHKLYHCGISYAVPRNTLAKANELRDWHIYAELGQVLIKKVRPLYAKDSFRLDIDNMVYAFDSSTISLCLKLCPWAKFRKKKGGIKLHAQLDLRGNLPVFVLLTKASVHDVNALDEICVEMGAIYLIDKGYVDFNRLFNIIHKNGAFFVTRAKDNMQYEIVKSMPVDKQTGVISDEIVRLTKENSKQKYPEEFRMVVYEDFATGNLYRFITNHLGYDALTIAELYRERWNVELFFKWIKQHLHIKSFYGTSENAVYTQIWIAVCAFLLLAIAKKHMHIEEPSLYMISQTIGTMLFERIPIPELFNKPIINVPKDDGQLDLFRDLKS, encoded by the coding sequence ATGAATTTCGGAAAGATCGTATTCGCACAGATTATGCAGTTCATACCTCGTAGGGAATTCAATGATATTGTTGCCAAGTACAGAGGCAATTACAGGGTGAGAAACCTCACCTGTTATGACCAGTTGCTGGTTATGTGCCTGGCTCAATATGCTGATAAGAATAGTCTGCGCGATATAGAGGCAAGCCTGAATGCGTTGGCTGTTACACATAAGCTCTATCACTGCGGTATTAGCTATGCCGTCCCTCGCAATACTTTGGCTAAGGCGAATGAGCTCAGAGATTGGCATATCTATGCGGAATTGGGGCAAGTCCTTATCAAAAAGGTGCGTCCGCTCTATGCGAAGGATAGCTTCAGACTTGACATTGACAACATGGTCTATGCGTTCGACAGCAGTACCATCAGTCTCTGTCTCAAACTCTGTCCTTGGGCAAAATTCAGAAAGAAGAAGGGTGGCATTAAACTGCATGCCCAGCTTGATTTGAGAGGCAATCTCCCAGTATTCGTGCTTTTGACCAAAGCTTCGGTTCACGATGTTAACGCTTTGGATGAAATCTGTGTCGAGATGGGAGCTATCTATCTGATAGACAAAGGGTATGTGGACTTCAACAGACTCTTCAATATCATCCACAAGAATGGCGCATTCTTTGTAACAAGAGCTAAGGACAACATGCAATATGAGATTGTCAAGTCCATGCCTGTTGATAAGCAGACAGGTGTTATCAGTGATGAGATTGTCAGACTTACTAAGGAAAACTCCAAGCAGAAGTACCCAGAGGAATTTCGCATGGTAGTCTATGAAGACTTTGCCACGGGAAATCTCTACCGTTTCATCACCAACCACTTGGGATACGATGCTCTTACCATCGCAGAACTCTATAGAGAGCGATGGAACGTGGAACTTTTCTTCAAATGGATAAAGCAACATCTGCATATCAAGTCGTTTTACGGAACCTCAGAGAATGCTGTCTATACACAAATCTGGATAGCAGTCTGTGCATTTCTGCTACTGGCTATAGCCAAGAAGCACATGCATATCGAGGAACCATCTCTGTATATGATTTCCCAGACCATAGGTACTATGTTGTTTGAGAGGATACCCATACCTGAATTGTTTAACAAACCTATTATTAACGTCCCAAAGGATGATGGTCAACTCGATTTATTTCGAGATCTAAAATCTTAA
- a CDS encoding TolC family protein — protein sequence MKMKNNRYTLVSGAFCGIALCLCTLSAPEVSAQTATGVVAPTDAAEGYSFDGDSWRKVFADSQLQRLIECGLAHNTDLNVARLRISEAEATLKSARLANLPSLAFSPSAGISSFGGERASKTYSLPLQASWQIDLFGKLKNAKMQQKMLVESSKAYRQAVQVNLVANIAREYYNCALLHAQLSLARQSVDVWNETVRTMKAFMEEGQYTDAAVSQAEASREQVKVTAVDLEQQIRESENAMKKLLGDSANTVVMAFDADSSGGGRSLLQSASESMGADIAEGQGIALSRLSVRPDVRQAEMNLAAAAYAVKEAKAAFYPSLTLTGTAGWTNSAGVIVNPAKMLFEAIASLTQPIFQNGRLKADLKIKQSQQEEARLQFQQALLNAGVEVNDALTQVQTYNGKSALLDNQVKLLERTVKSTRLLQQNGSSNYLEVLTAQENLLSAKMTVLQNCYMKVASLIALYQALP from the coding sequence ATGAAGATGAAAAATAATCGTTATACATTGGTCAGTGGCGCGTTTTGTGGTATTGCGTTGTGCCTTTGCACCTTGTCTGCGCCCGAAGTTTCGGCACAAACGGCAACCGGCGTGGTGGCACCGACCGATGCCGCTGAAGGATATTCGTTCGACGGCGACTCGTGGCGCAAGGTGTTTGCCGACAGTCAGTTGCAGCGGCTGATAGAGTGCGGACTCGCCCACAACACCGACCTGAATGTGGCGCGCCTGCGCATAAGCGAGGCTGAGGCCACGCTCAAGTCGGCACGCCTTGCCAACCTGCCTTCGCTTGCATTCTCGCCAAGTGCCGGAATAAGCAGTTTCGGCGGCGAACGTGCGTCGAAGACCTACTCGCTGCCGTTGCAGGCAAGCTGGCAGATTGACTTGTTCGGCAAACTGAAGAACGCCAAAATGCAGCAGAAAATGCTCGTGGAAAGCAGCAAGGCTTATCGGCAGGCGGTGCAGGTGAACCTTGTGGCGAACATAGCACGCGAGTATTACAATTGCGCCTTGCTGCATGCGCAGCTGTCGCTTGCGCGCCAGTCGGTTGATGTCTGGAACGAGACGGTGAGGACTATGAAGGCTTTCATGGAAGAAGGACAGTACACCGATGCCGCCGTTTCGCAGGCGGAGGCGAGCCGTGAGCAGGTGAAGGTGACGGCAGTGGACTTGGAACAGCAGATTCGCGAGAGCGAGAATGCCATGAAAAAGCTTTTGGGCGACAGTGCAAATACCGTTGTTATGGCATTCGATGCCGACAGTTCGGGCGGCGGCAGGAGTCTGCTTCAGAGTGCTTCGGAGTCTATGGGTGCCGACATTGCGGAGGGGCAGGGCATCGCCTTGTCGCGCCTGTCGGTGCGCCCGGACGTGCGTCAGGCCGAAATGAACTTGGCGGCGGCAGCTTATGCGGTGAAAGAGGCAAAGGCGGCGTTCTATCCTTCGCTTACCCTTACGGGTACGGCGGGGTGGACTAATTCGGCTGGCGTGATAGTGAATCCTGCCAAGATGCTCTTTGAAGCGATAGCTTCGCTCACGCAACCGATTTTCCAAAACGGACGGTTGAAGGCGGACTTGAAGATAAAGCAGTCGCAGCAGGAAGAGGCGCGCCTGCAATTTCAGCAGGCTCTGCTAAATGCAGGAGTGGAGGTGAACGATGCTTTGACGCAGGTGCAGACTTACAACGGAAAGTCGGCATTGCTCGACAATCAGGTGAAACTGCTTGAGCGCACCGTGAAGTCCACCCGTTTGCTGCAGCAGAATGGCAGCAGCAACTATCTTGAGGTGCTCACGGCGCAGGAGAATCTGCTTTCGGCGAAGATGACCGTGTTGCAAAACTGCTACATGAAGGTGGCTTCCTTGATAGCCCTCTATCAGGCTCTGCCGTAA